Proteins found in one Allochromatium vinosum DSM 180 genomic segment:
- a CDS encoding type I restriction endonuclease subunit R — protein sequence MNLHREVNFETEICDALAAQGWFYADGDAADYDRARALFPADVLAWVQSTQPNAWATLEKNHGPQAAEVLLGRLRDSINQRGTLDVLRHGIELLGLRHPLTLAQFKPALAMNPDLLTRYAANRLRVIRQLRYSLHNENALDLGLFLNGIPVATAELKTDFTQSVEDAVDQYRFDRHPRPKGQGSAEPLLSFPNGALVHFAVSNREVRMTTHLEGPATRFLPFNRGDHGAAGNPPNEHGGHRTAYLWEDIWARDTWLEILGRYLVAQKDSKKQIKTLIFPRFHQLDGTRKLLVTVLIEGPGGKYLIQHSAGSGKTNSIAWAAHFLADLHDEHHHKLFDSVLVVSDRTVLDSQLQDAIFDFERTAGVVATIKGDGGSKSRELAEALSGGKKIVVCTIQTFPFALKAVRELAATQGKRFAVIADEAHSSQTGEAAAKLKAVLSADEWQALTDGGEISTEDLLAAQMTTRAAETGITYVAFTATPKAKTLQLFGRRPDPNRPAGPDNLPAPFHVYSMRQAIEEGFILDVLKNYTPYKLAFRLATMGREWDEQEMVRDEALKGILRWVRLHPYNISQKVQVVVEHFRENVAPLLNGRAKAMVVVGSRLEAVRWRLAIDHYTQEQGYPIGTLVAFSGDVIDPESGPDPFSETSQTMNPNLKGRGIRDAFDTDDYQILLVANKFQTGFDQPLLCGMYVDKRLAGIAAVQTLSRLNRAYPNKDTTYVVDFVNDPEDILDAFKAYYETAELSGVTDPNLIFNLRSKLDAAGFYDDFEVNRVVEVEFNPKAKHSDLTAALEPVASRLLQQYKAAQNRLKSAKAKDDAAAIKEAQDALNALRLFKKDLGTFQRVYAFLSQIFDYGNTAIEKRFIFYRRLLPLLEFGRERDTIDLSKIVLTHHTLKRQGQRSLVLQAGETSTLTPLGESGTGTVQDKEKARLREIIAKVNDLFEGDLTDDDQLVYVNHVLKGKLLESKTLIQQASNNTKEQFANSPDLSNELLNAIIDAFAAHTTMSKQALDSEKVRRGLQDILLGPAQLYEALREQTESAQAVP from the coding sequence GCCGATGGCGATGCCGCCGACTATGACCGGGCACGGGCACTGTTTCCGGCGGATGTCCTGGCCTGGGTGCAGTCAACTCAACCCAACGCCTGGGCCACCCTGGAGAAGAACCACGGTCCACAGGCCGCCGAGGTGCTGCTCGGACGACTACGGGATTCCATCAATCAACGCGGCACTCTCGACGTGCTGCGCCACGGTATCGAGCTGCTCGGACTGCGCCACCCCCTCACCCTGGCCCAATTCAAACCCGCCCTGGCGATGAATCCTGATCTGCTCACCCGCTACGCCGCCAACCGGCTGCGCGTGATTCGCCAGTTACGCTATTCACTCCATAACGAAAACGCCCTCGATCTGGGTCTGTTCCTCAACGGGATTCCGGTCGCCACGGCGGAACTGAAAACCGACTTCACCCAATCGGTCGAGGATGCCGTCGATCAATACCGCTTCGACCGTCATCCGCGTCCCAAAGGACAGGGGAGCGCCGAACCCCTGCTGTCGTTCCCGAATGGAGCCTTGGTTCATTTCGCGGTGAGTAACCGTGAAGTCCGCATGACCACGCACCTTGAAGGTCCGGCCACCCGCTTTCTGCCCTTCAACCGGGGCGATCACGGAGCCGCCGGCAATCCCCCCAACGAACACGGCGGACACCGTACCGCCTATCTCTGGGAGGACATCTGGGCGCGGGACACCTGGCTGGAGATTCTCGGACGCTATCTGGTCGCCCAAAAGGACAGCAAGAAACAGATCAAAACACTCATCTTCCCGCGTTTCCACCAACTCGACGGTACGCGCAAGCTCCTGGTCACGGTGCTGATCGAAGGTCCAGGCGGCAAATACCTGATTCAGCATTCTGCCGGTTCGGGCAAGACCAACTCCATCGCCTGGGCGGCGCATTTCCTGGCCGATCTGCACGACGAACACCATCACAAGCTGTTCGATAGCGTGCTGGTGGTCTCGGATCGCACCGTACTGGACAGCCAGTTACAGGATGCCATCTTCGATTTCGAGCGCACGGCTGGGGTGGTGGCCACCATCAAAGGCGATGGCGGCAGCAAGAGCCGCGAACTGGCTGAAGCCCTCTCTGGTGGCAAGAAGATCGTGGTCTGTACCATCCAGACCTTTCCCTTTGCGTTGAAGGCTGTGCGCGAACTGGCCGCCACCCAGGGCAAACGCTTTGCTGTGATCGCCGATGAAGCGCATTCCTCGCAGACCGGCGAAGCGGCGGCCAAGCTCAAAGCCGTGCTGTCGGCGGACGAATGGCAGGCGTTGACCGATGGCGGCGAGATCAGCACCGAAGACCTGCTGGCCGCGCAAATGACGACACGGGCTGCCGAAACAGGCATCACCTATGTCGCCTTCACCGCCACACCCAAGGCCAAAACGCTGCAACTCTTCGGACGTCGCCCCGATCCGAACCGACCTGCCGGACCGGATAACCTGCCTGCGCCCTTCCATGTCTATTCGATGCGTCAAGCCATCGAGGAAGGCTTCATCCTCGATGTGCTCAAGAACTACACCCCTTACAAGCTGGCGTTCCGCTTGGCGACCATGGGGCGCGAATGGGATGAGCAGGAGATGGTGCGCGACGAAGCCCTCAAGGGCATCCTGCGCTGGGTGCGGCTACACCCCTACAACATCAGCCAGAAAGTGCAGGTGGTGGTGGAGCATTTCCGGGAGAACGTCGCCCCGCTGCTGAATGGACGCGCCAAGGCGATGGTCGTGGTCGGCAGTCGTCTGGAAGCCGTGCGCTGGCGGCTCGCCATTGACCACTACACCCAGGAGCAGGGCTACCCGATCGGTACCCTGGTCGCCTTTTCCGGCGACGTCATCGATCCCGAGTCCGGCCCCGATCCCTTCAGCGAAACCAGTCAGACCATGAACCCCAACCTGAAAGGGCGGGGGATTCGTGACGCCTTCGATACTGACGACTATCAGATCCTGTTGGTCGCCAACAAGTTTCAAACCGGCTTTGATCAGCCGCTACTGTGTGGGATGTATGTCGACAAGCGGCTTGCCGGCATCGCGGCGGTACAGACGCTGTCACGGCTTAACCGTGCCTATCCGAACAAGGACACCACCTATGTGGTGGACTTCGTCAACGATCCCGAGGACATCCTTGACGCCTTCAAGGCGTACTACGAAACCGCCGAACTCTCCGGCGTGACCGATCCCAACCTGATCTTCAACCTGCGCAGTAAGCTGGACGCGGCAGGGTTCTATGACGACTTCGAGGTCAACCGCGTAGTCGAGGTCGAGTTCAACCCCAAAGCCAAGCACAGCGACCTGACGGCAGCGCTGGAACCGGTGGCCTCCAGGCTGTTGCAGCAATACAAGGCGGCCCAGAACCGGCTCAAGAGCGCCAAGGCCAAGGACGACGCAGCGGCGATCAAAGAGGCGCAAGACGCCTTGAATGCCCTGCGGCTGTTCAAGAAGGATCTGGGCACGTTCCAGCGGGTCTATGCCTTTCTCTCGCAAATCTTCGACTATGGCAACACCGCGATCGAAAAGCGTTTCATCTTCTACCGTAGGCTCCTGCCGCTCCTGGAGTTCGGACGCGAACGCGACACCATCGACCTGTCCAAGATCGTGCTTACCCATCACACCCTGAAACGCCAGGGTCAGCGTTCCCTCGTCCTGCAAGCAGGCGAAACAAGCACGCTCACCCCGCTCGGCGAGAGTGGCACCGGCACGGTACAGGACAAGGAAAAAGCCCGACTCAGAGAGATCATCGCCAAAGTCAATGATCTGTTTGAAGGCGACCTGACCGATGATGACCAACTGGTCTACGTCAATCATGTCCTCAAGGGCAAGCTGCTGGAATCCAAGACCCTGATCCAACAGGCGTCCAACAACACCAAGGAACAGTTCGCCAACTCACCCGATCTGTCGAACGAACTGCTCAACGCCATCATCGATGCCTTTGCCGCCCACACGACCATGAGCAAACAGGCACTGGATTCCGAGAAGGTACGCCGGGGGTTGCAGGACATCCTGCTTGGACCGGCACAGCTTTATGAGGCGCTACGGGAACAGACTGAAAGCGCGCAAGCCGTACCGTAA
- a CDS encoding H-NS family nucleoid-associated regulatory protein, whose protein sequence is MIHSETDPTEHLLQRKRELEEKEKEIEKQKKEIEEKIKESNLGSRQKALNDILDLMNTYEIDISDIAIAKKYPEKIKKTSQATKEKKPKFPQPPEGKKYFNLETNKSWSGRGPIDDSIRNHPDPNSLLVDKVVEQPTTAI, encoded by the coding sequence ATGATTCACTCTGAAACTGATCCTACCGAACATCTCTTGCAAAGAAAGCGAGAACTCGAAGAAAAAGAGAAAGAAATTGAAAAACAAAAAAAAGAAATCGAGGAAAAAATTAAGGAATCCAATTTAGGCTCTCGGCAAAAAGCATTAAATGATATTTTGGACTTGATGAATACCTATGAGATAGATATCTCTGATATTGCTATTGCCAAAAAATATCCAGAAAAAATCAAAAAAACATCACAGGCCACAAAAGAGAAAAAGCCTAAATTTCCACAGCCCCCTGAAGGAAAGAAGTATTTCAACCTTGAAACCAATAAATCCTGGTCGGGAAGAGGGCCTATAGATGATTCAATCCGCAATCATCCAGATCCAAACTCTCTGTTAGTTGACAAGGTCGTTGAGCAGCCAACTACTGCAATATAG
- a CDS encoding integration host factor subunit beta: MTRSELITQMANRQEHLPEADVEVVVKALLNLLRESLANGERIEVRGFGSFSLHYRPPRQARNPKTGETVFTAGKHYLHFKPGKELRERVNFVYF; this comes from the coding sequence ATGACGCGCTCGGAACTGATCACGCAGATGGCCAACCGGCAGGAGCATCTTCCTGAAGCCGATGTAGAGGTCGTGGTGAAGGCGCTTCTGAATCTGTTGCGGGAATCGTTAGCTAACGGTGAACGGATCGAGGTGCGTGGGTTTGGAAGCTTTTCCTTGCACTATCGACCTCCCCGTCAAGCGCGTAACCCCAAGACTGGCGAGACTGTCTTTACCGCAGGCAAGCATTACCTGCATTTCAAGCCGGGTAAGGAGTTGCGGGAACGGGTAAACTTCGTTTACTTCTAA
- a CDS encoding YagK/YfjJ domain-containing protein: MFQIDDALFDAYPILRDSLLQRQYNKLEEPLRYISRDQDGLDALIRVVELGLALDQHQHGDPLFTLQRTLQGQTYLDVKKHPLGLKLYQAIRFDAPLIRRHFPQHEFDPWVSCFLRQVEQPPDLQEIIQLYREDAITIDHQRVYDVLQTCVEALRSLFHSEPFFLDIQQRYREMQHRHQRLHSYVKSRLERTEKLMVCRIELTYRDPVRCSRKRRPYITLDQTLDHQQAFAQSFATSGLFEHLVGSIWKLSYAAYKGFYYQWFFFFDGSAVLSGWEMSERIGRHWREQVGHEARFWNQHIDSGKYLPLGTGMIQRDQWSRWCNLDLALRNLCVVDYFMQLQHPQRRTFGRGYLRRSPEVGLEYSDAYSVEQSNMEQHWNRWRAKNIT; this comes from the coding sequence ATGTTCCAGATCGACGATGCGCTGTTTGACGCTTACCCTATCCTCCGGGACAGTCTGTTGCAGCGTCAATATAACAAGCTTGAAGAACCCTTACGTTACATCAGTCGGGATCAGGACGGACTCGATGCCCTGATCCGTGTGGTCGAACTCGGATTGGCCTTAGACCAACACCAACATGGCGATCCATTGTTCACGTTGCAGCGTACACTTCAGGGTCAAACGTATCTCGATGTCAAAAAGCACCCACTGGGTTTAAAGCTCTATCAGGCGATTCGGTTTGATGCCCCTCTGATCCGTCGCCATTTTCCGCAGCATGAGTTCGATCCCTGGGTCTCCTGTTTCCTGCGACAGGTCGAACAGCCGCCTGATCTTCAGGAGATTATCCAGCTCTATCGTGAGGACGCGATCACGATCGATCATCAACGTGTCTATGACGTACTCCAGACCTGTGTCGAGGCGTTACGGTCGCTCTTTCACTCCGAACCGTTCTTCCTCGACATCCAGCAACGCTATCGTGAGATGCAGCATCGTCATCAGCGGTTGCATTCCTATGTGAAGTCTCGGCTGGAACGCACGGAAAAACTGATGGTGTGTCGGATCGAACTGACTTATCGAGATCCGGTGCGCTGCTCCAGGAAACGTCGACCGTACATCACGCTGGATCAAACCTTAGACCACCAACAGGCGTTTGCCCAGAGCTTCGCCACCAGCGGTCTGTTTGAGCATCTGGTCGGCTCTATCTGGAAGCTCTCCTATGCGGCCTACAAGGGGTTTTACTACCAGTGGTTCTTCTTCTTCGATGGGAGCGCGGTGTTGAGTGGTTGGGAAATGTCCGAGCGGATCGGTCGACACTGGCGAGAACAGGTTGGGCATGAGGCCCGTTTCTGGAATCAGCATATCGATTCCGGCAAGTATCTACCCTTGGGGACGGGGATGATTCAGCGGGATCAGTGGTCACGGTGGTGCAATCTGGATCTGGCGTTACGGAATCTGTGTGTCGTCGACTACTTCATGCAGTTGCAACATCCACAGCGACGTACCTTTGGTCGTGGGTACCTCCGACGTTCTCCGGAGGTTGGTCTGGAGTATTCCGATGCGTATTCAGTCGAGCAGTCGAATATGGAACAGCATTGGAATCGGTGGCGGGCGAAAAACATCACGTAG